agaTAGTTTtatagataaatttaaaaacatacgACAGCATGAATACGAACACAATATACGGAGGAATAtacagagaaataaaaaattaaatttcatgcataaataattaataaaataaataaaatgaagaagtATATACAAATAAAGATGATATAAACGAGAGCATGAATACCAAAGCAAGAAATTGTTGTATATTAACATAGGTTAATTTTTTGTGCTTTGATTTCAAAACTGTGAATCACCAAATATTCATATAAGGCGAACAAATCAGAATCTGTTCAGTGGCAACTATCACATTTCTGAGACCAGGAAGAGGACAGATTAATGGAAACCCTGTAGGAACACAGCATGTATTGTTGATGGGGAAGGGGAAGCACCTGTTAGTTCTCAGACCACTCGAGTTCGCACACAAATGACAACGATGCCGGAGTGATATTGATGAATTCAACCACTGGTGGCTGAGATCGGGGGCTCTTACCGGGTGGGGGGAATAAGGCGTATACATGCAGTACTGGCCTTCAGCGTTCAGGGCGCCTCCGGAAAATCAAAGTTAGTTTGTATTAGGTAACAAAACATTTTCGAAGGTCtgaggtttttttgtttttgtttttgatcatGGTTGAATTCCTGCGTCTGACGCGATGTTCTATTCAAATGGCTAACCTGAACGAAGCTGTTGATTACAGGCGTTTAAGTATTCAGCAGTCTGCCTTTTGAATGCATCCCACATACTAGAACCCTAATTCAAACCAGGAATAACTCTGCCACAAGGAGAGATTGTAGCTGGAATCCGGGGTCTTTGAGGGGCGTATGCAGTGTTTGTGTCAAGGAAGAAATCAACGACAATAGTCGGTACAAGCGGAAAAGTTGGATAATGTAGTAGGTATCATTTACCGCAGACAAAGACAGTATGTGTCAGGTGGTTAAGTTGCCACAATGAGCTATAACCAGGAGGAGTGCAGTGAATTAAGCACTCTTTCCGAGGAGGATATCAGATGTCCCGGCCCATTATACAGGTATGAACGAAATCAGTTTCTTCGTAATTATTTCGTGTAGCGCACGTGTCTCCATGACGTTTAGTCGGATAATCAGCAGCAATTATATCTAGATACATGATATTGCCATACCTTAGCATCATATCTTGAAGGTTTGAATGATGTTGCTTAGACTGACAGCTTATTCAGTTTTCTGGAAAATACTTAGCCCAAGGGTATACTTCTACTGTAGTAAGCTATACATTAATATTATTGTCTTGTGCCGATGTAAATATCATTAAGACATTAAAGGATCTGAAACAGTTtcagttttacttatacgatatTCTCCAAGTACACAAAACTAACTCGATATGTTTTGAAACAGTTATGTCCTAATATTTCTAGTGTTTTAGTATGATAAAGAAGATTTATAGCCCTAGTTCTGCTTTGCGTTTGGaatgtttaacatatttaatgttaatttcaataaatcaatcagaaagTCAATAATTTGGGTTCATCTAGTGCGTTGTCGATGATATGTTTATATTGGAGGTGATGTGGTGTCGTAACAGTTGTCGGCCTCATGGCGACATTATAAATAGCGTCTAAGGCGAGTTAGCCAACATACTTAAGATTAGCAATTGTCAGCTTGTAATTCAAATAACCCTGTGTGTGGATGTTAACTAAAGTTAAGCTTTTCCTTTTGAAATATTCCATCTTCCCTGTGCTACTTTAATTTTACTTGGTGCATAGACAGAGATTGTGTAAATATACTTGCACATTAAgatattttaacaaattaatcCAAGGATTCGTAAAACTATTGATtccaaatgaaaataaaattgcacATACAACAATAGCTATTGGCTGAAGCCAGAACTTTCTTCCTGGTGATCCAACATACCATTCATCTTCAGCAGCACTCATCATAATGTAACAACGACCCACCCCGGGCGTGTGAAAAGTTGAACTTTATTTTCTGACTGAACTATAACATTGTCATCGTACAGGTCAAGTTTCCTTGGAATTGAAAAATGGACAGCAGGTAGCACCCCTGATTCAGTGTTTTCAAAAGATGATACGGGACGCCTGAAATAGACTTGATTGATGTGGCATGCAGTCCAATTGATGTATGCTGTGTGCAGTACTGCTGATCCCGACAGCTAATAGTACACTTGAACGAGCTGATTGCAGTACGGTTGACAGATGGTCACTGCCATACAACTGATCCATGTTGACTGCTGTACGGTTGATTCATGCTGACTGCAATACAACTGATCCGTGTTGACAGTAATACAGCTGGTCCTTGCCGACGGCAATACAGCTGATCCATGCTGACGGCAATTCAGATGATTCAGGCTGACTGCAATACAACTGATCCATGCTGACTATAACACAACTGATCCAGGCTGATCAATAAAGCCAATCCTTGCTGACGGCAATACAGCTGCTTCCGGCTGACTACAATACAATTGATCCATGCTGACTGTAATACAGCTGATCCAGGCCGACCAATAAAGCTGATCCTTTCTAACTACAATACCGCTGATCAAGGCTGCCCCAATACAGCAAACGCATACTGACTGCAATAGAGCTGATCCAAGCTGACGGCAATTCAGCTGATCCAGGCTGCAATACAGCTTGTCCATGCTGACGGCAATATAGCTGCTCCATGCTGACCAAGGCAGCCTTCAACACAGCTGATCCATGTTGACTGCAATAGAGCTGATCCAAGATGACGGCAAAACAGCTGATCCATACTGACTACAATACAGCTGATCCATGCTGACTGCAATACAGCCGATCAAGGCTGGCTGCGGAGAACTTGACCAAATCAGCCATCGAAACAGCTTATCAGGACGGCTTATAGTTCAGATGACCAAGGTAGCTTTCATACAGCTGATCCACGCTGAGCGCAATACATTTGTCCAAGGCAGCCTGTGATACAGCTGATCCATTTTAACTGTCTGAATGGTCATATCCATACTATCAAGGTTAAACACATTAATTAAAtgcattataaatttatatttttgacacAGGGTAAAAGTCTTCTTCATGGGGGACCAAGGTTCTGGAAAATCCAGCCTTGTGCAGAGCTTGCTTGGTCCGTCACCTAAGCTGATAGAGCAGTCAACGGATGGTGTAAGCCTGGACATTTGGTACCCTTTCAAAAACACGAGCCATGGTAGGTTATTTCTTTTATTGCGTTTCCCAGGATTGCCTTTGTATGTGGAATATGTAGATAAATAGCGGTATTGGATTAGAGGGGTTATGTAGTATCTCGCCACACACGATGGCTTCCAGGTTCTCACAACTCAAGGTAAACAAATTGGCTGAATTGCTTCTCCTCAGTCAATACAGTTGCTTTGTTTTGCATTGCGGAATACTACTGTTAATATATAACCCATATATCAACAGTATTATTTGATTGTCATCATGATCTCAAACTGACACGTTTTCCTGTATGGTTTGCAGCTGATCTCTTTGACTTCACCCTAAATAGGGAACAACGCCATTTGGTATTAGAGATGTGGGACCTAGCTGGCCGTCAGGTAAGATCACGTGATATTCACATTCCACGTTCCTGTATATGTTGTAATTTCAACATTAAATGGTATTATTGTTAAGATTAATAGTAGCAGATAAGTGAAATCTGGTCAAAACTTAAGAAACGTGTACCATGCAAGTATACACGATGTCagcagtaaaatatttttatctcagttttgcattgattgcaatctgttcatatatccaacgtgacgatctaattcaatGCGATGAATAGCACGAggtaagcggaattagacacaatgaTGAAGCCGAGCGTCAGAGATTTAGGACACCGTGCATACactgtaaaactgaagaaacttagagtgaaggtgtttgatgaaataaccttgacataTTGGTTtatgcagtaataacttgtcacgttaattgaaatcagtCGATATTCCAAATCAGAAGTTTAACTTGTAATCCGAGAATGATTTTTAATACAAGTGTAGGGTTCTCAGTCGCACTTTGATGCAGTTGTAAGAAAAACGCCATATTGATGTAATTATAGATGAATGCTTATACAGCTCCTAACCCCGATTTCAGCGTAATTAAACAGATGTGACATCTTGATAAGGCTTTAGTATTGTTGACTGTTAATAGGTATGCCAAGGTGTACATCCCATGTACATGACGAGTGGTGCCCTCTATGTAGTGGTTTTTAATTCAGCTGACGATACCAGCCTTGAAAGTGTGTCCACTACTTTCTCTACAATACAGCACAAGGTAAGACTCTAGGTAGTGTGGGATGTTGCATACCGAAGTCCTGGTGTACCCTATTATAGTGTTCATAATGACAtggaataaaatatgaattacatACCATGAGGAAATTGTCGTGACTGAGGCACTGACTGTTTTCAAATCAAAGACAGCAGTATAGAATGTAAAACCAGTGACAGCACTGTGATGGCAAATGGTTGAGTGTGGCCACGTGTCAGTTTGCCTAGTTTTATTCTGAGCACTATAACGTAATAAGAAATAGATATAAACATGCCGTGATGTCCACTCAATTTATTATACGTCTTTGGTCAATAATTTCTTAAAATAGTGtcacatgtaaaacaatttcatgaaaacaatgcaaagagacaAAATCTTGTCCGTCTCTGTGTGAAGGTGGTGGTTGTGATTTACAGATGGTAATGAATTGGTCACGCCTGCAATGCTGCTAAAATGTAAAGTAACAAATGATATACACATGATATGTTTTCTTACAATGAGTTATATGACGTATATTTTGCCGCTGTCAGTATTATGAACGATGAACGCTTGCAGGCTCCTGGGAGTACAGTCATATTAGTGAGTTCTCACACGGACAAGCTGACAAATGAAGACGACTCAAAGGCGCAGAACAAAGCCCGGAATTGCCTGGCAGGATTGCGCATGTGTGATCAGGAAATGGTGACAACCCTCAAACAGCATACGGCGCAAGTCAGGCAAGGCACGCTTTTCATGTGTTAATACCTTTGATAGATAGCAGGATACATAAATTATGGCACGTATTTCCTTAGGCATTATTGATAAAGTGTTATGAGTTGTTTCGTCTTGTAACTGCATAGATTATTTTCTAGATTAGAAACAAATTTTGAGCTCAGCTTGACCcatgttgtttttattaaatgCTGCACCAAGTTAACTACTTTGACGAAACTGTTCAAACTGACATATATTAccctattttatatttttaaaactaatttaaTACGTTCATATCTTATCTGTGTTAAAATGTATAACAAAATTATAAGAGAATTACTGTTGTTATGGACTGTAAAACTTAGATCTGTTCTGCATTCAACAGGGGTATATCTTCGAAACCGATTGTCCTTGATCGCGTGAACCAATTAGAGAAAGTTATAAACAAGAGACTGTGCTTCCCGAACATGATTTTCAACGTTAGTTGTTTGTCTGGAAAGGTAAATATACCTTATATATTTATCGAGTGTCTTGACAACACACCATTGTGAGTAAATCTACACCagtaaatcaaatcaaataaattaataaataaatgttactggAGGACAGTTTATTGGGATCAAATGTCGATCCAGCTCTCACTGGCATGGCTTTTgcagtcagaaggtttgtccgGCAGCTGTACTGGAACCTTCTCACCTGTCATCACGCCCCAAATCAGGATACACATCAGGGCACAACAGGACAACCCAATATGTCGATTGCTCAATACCTCAAACTATTTAGATGGATGCTGGGGTAATATCGTGATGTCGTTGACTGAGCCATATAAACATGGTTGTATGTTTTCTGACGGTGTACGTCAGATGAAATTCAGCTGTTGATTTGGCCGTTAACATTTGTCTCAGAGAGTGCCACATATACTATAAATATGCTCACCTGGGTTTAGGTACAGCCCCCTTTGATCTATGCGTGTGTAAACTCAACGATTAATTCAGTTAAAGTATAGAGTTTGCGTATGATTCTAGTTGAACCTAAGCTGGTCTGCGCTATATTGGAGTGACTGTGCGTGTTGTTAACATGAACTGGTAAAGCTCCATTACCTCAACATGGCCAATCAACTTATGTTATGCAACCCTCTCTTTCTTCATATATAGCATAATCAAGTTGCATATTGATGCAAGGGTACTTGTGATAATgggaaaaaaacactttttttgtCAAATGTGAGATcgttgttttatttcttttacttttcagGGCCTTAGTGAATTAAGAAAGGAGATTTTGCTTACCGCCCTTGACACTGTAAAGTTTCCCCATTTATGTAGGGCAATGAAACAAGAGACCATAAACTTATATGACGAAATACTCAAATTACGAGAAAGAGGATCTGTGATACTGTCTTGGAAAGACTTCAGAAATTTAACGCTTACCGACAATTTACTGGACGATGGTACTTTGGAAGAGGAAACAGAACTTTTACACACTATTGTAAGTATATGAATGCTTAAAGACGCCATATTGACATTTTATGGTG
Above is a window of Liolophura sinensis isolate JHLJ2023 chromosome 7, CUHK_Ljap_v2, whole genome shotgun sequence DNA encoding:
- the LOC135470948 gene encoding probable serine/threonine-protein kinase roco4; translated protein: MSYNQEECSELSTLSEEDIRCPGPLYRVKVFFMGDQGSGKSSLVQSLLGPSPKLIEQSTDGVSLDIWYPFKNTSHADLFDFTLNREQRHLVLEMWDLAGRQVCQGVHPMYMTSGALYVVVFNSADDTSLESVSTTFSTIQHKAPGSTVILVSSHTDKLTNEDDSKAQNKARNCLAGLRMCDQEMVTTLKQHTAQVRQGTLFMC